The genomic window GTGTGTGATCAGATCGTCATGCAGAAGCGGAGCGTCGTCCTTCATTGCATCGAGGACCCAGGTCGATGCTGGCAGCGGTTCGTACTCAACCCGGATTCGGCTGGCGGCTTCTTCGGCCAGATGCGAATCAGTTGCGACAACAGCCGCTACCGCATGACCTTTATATAACGCCTTGCCTCGTGCCAGCACGTTCCCAGACAAATGAGCATAATTGACACAGCCTTCACCGAGGTCATCAACTTTGTCCCACGGATCAGGCAGGTCAGCAGAAGTGCACGTTGCCAGCACACCCGGCATGTTTTCAGCCTGACTGGTATCGATCGATATAATTCGTGCGTGTGCGTGCGGGCTGCGAACAAAAGCACCAAAAGCCATGTTCGGCAGGTGCAGGTCGTCGGTGTACACAGCCTTTCCGGTCACCTTGTCAGAACCGTCATGGCGTACCGGTCGCGTTCCGATGACTTTGTATTCGGTTGCCCGCTCCGTAGCGAATTCTGTACTCATGTTGATATCTTCTCCGTCTTCGACGGTTGAACTGAAACTTTCATCAGTAAGCGTTAATCAGAGGCCGTTGGTGTTCCTGTGATTCTACCGGGAAGTAGGAGCCGATTCCTCAGCGGCCTGTACCGCCTGTACAGCGTGGACAATTTTGTCATAGCCGGTGCAGCGGCACAGATTGCCGGCAAGGCTGAAACGAATCTCTTCTTCATCAGCATCAGGATTTTTTTCCAGCAGAGCCTTTGAGGTCATAATAAATCCTGGGGTACAGATACCACATTGCAGTGCGGCCCCTTCAAGGAAACACTGTTGTACGGGGTGCAGTTTTCTTTGCTGGGCAACCCCTTCGACGGTTTCGATGTTCGCCCCTTCAACTTCCACAGCCAAGACCAGGCAACTGTCGACAGGTAGTCCATTGAGCACCACGGTGCAGGCACCGCAGTTGCCGTTGTTACAGCCTTCTTTACAGCCGGTGAGAGACAGCACATCTCTCAGGACTTCCAGCAGACTCTGCCGTGGCTGACAGAGAAACTCCACGGCCTCTCCATTGATCGTTGTAGATACGTGTGTCTTCATCTGTTTCCTCTGTTTCACGGTCCGGGTTTCTGGACACCGACTCTGCCGGAATGGCATTTGTCATGGGGGCAAAACTCTATTGGCGGGCACGTTCACACGCGGTCGCCAGCGTACGTCTGGTGAGGACGCCGACCAAATGAGTTCGGTATTCCGCAGGACCTCTCATATCATCGATTGGCGAAGCAACCTTTTTTGCAAGCTCCCCCGCTTCTGCAAACACGTCTTCATTGATCGGTTGACCAGCCAGCCAACTGGAAGCTTCCTCTGCGAATACCGGAGTAGCTGCGACAGCGGAAAGTGCGATTCTCGCCTGTTCAATCTTCTGACCATCGGGGTCAAGTCGCACGTATGAGCCAGTTCCCACAACCGCGATATCCATTTCGTTGCGAGGAATGAATCTTTGGTATGCCGATCCACTGTGAGGTCCCGGCGCCGGCAACGTCAAACTGACCAGCAATTCTCCAGTCTCGAGAACATTACGACCGGGTGCCATACAGAATTCGCTCGCGGGAACCGTGCGGCGCCCCGACGGACCCGCGATATTGGCCACTGCGTCAAGGGCAATCAATGCTGGTATCGAATCAGCGGCGGGCGACGAGTTACAAAGATTCCCGCCAACACTGGCACGACTCTGAATCTGCCAGCCCCCGATGATATGCACCGCATCCGTCAGCGCCGAATAAGCATTGGAAATATCGGAATTTCCATAGATCTGCCAACACGGCACACTCGCACCCAGTTGCAGATCCTGCCCGGCAGTAAACTCAAACTGAGTCAGTTCCGGAATCTTTTTTACATCGACCACAAGGTCGGCACTTTGAAGCCCCTCTCGCAACTGGACAATAATATCAGTACCGCCCGCCAGAATCCGTGCGCGATCACCGGCTTTGGAGAGCTGACTGATGGCATCGTCCAGTTGAGTGGGGGCAGTGTACTCGAAATCAATCAACGGGTTTTCTCCTGCAGCTCAGTTACTTTTCTCAATGGTTGGCAACCAGTGAACTCAACAGTTCAAAATAGTCAAGATGTTACCTGTTATTTAATTGTAGCCAGTGGTTTGCAGTGCAGCACCTCATCCGGAACCGGTTGCTCCTCAAATCCCGGCCCCTTCCATTTTACCTCAAGCCCCCAGGTGCCGCCCGCATTGAAATAATCAAGGCGAATCGGGTGCAGACCGGCTTTCAGGGGAATGATGTCTGAAACCGGTCCCAGTCCATGCAGTCCATCATTGGAAACAACAAGCGTTTCGCCAATGTACAGACAGCTCCCGTCGTTCGAGGAGGTACTAAAAGTGTAGATGCCGTCCCGCGGAATGTCGATTAAGCCACTGAAATGAATGGCAAAGTACAGATCCCGCTCTCGGACGTCGAGCGTGAAATTGGGCGCAATGAATTCCGAAACGAGGTGCGATTCTGCAACATTGTTAAGTTCAGCATAATCGCCGTGGAAGTAACGGTAGTTTAGGCCCGGTCGGGTCCTGCCTGGCCTGACGTCTGTGCCAAAATCTTCCGGAGTAAACCGAGTATACGTGGCGGTTGCCATTTCCGTGCAGATCCTGCCATCGATGAACCCGCGTGCCGACACCGTCACAGTTTCGTTCAGTTTAAGCGGACCGACATAAATCGGTGAATCAACTGTGACACGTGATCCGTCCAGAGTGTAATGGATTTGGGCCACCTGGGGCTCCACAGACAATTTCAGATCAATCTCACCGGTGAATCCCCGCACGACGCGGTCAAACGTCACGTTGCCGTATTCACCATCGTTATGCGACATGGCAAACTCAATCAACTGCATATTGTCCTGAATAGTCAGGTGCTGCCACTGCCGCCGTTTCGCGTCAGCCCCAGTCAGGAGTGCAGTGTCGTCATACGCTTCCTGAGCGATTTTCTGATAAACAGTGCGCGCCAGTCCGTAGGCTTCGTGAGCCGCAGCTCGTTCCTGGGAACGTATGTTCATGGCCTTTTGAAGCCAGAGCTGATCGATGCTGTCCAGACACCACTCGGCGCTCAGTTTTGAGGCACGAACAGGCTGATCACTCACCCGGACAGTCACGGGATTCGTATGTGAAGCGGCAAGAATCCGCAGAGCCACCCAGCTGCTGCGTTCGATCGGGACATCAAAAGAAACAGGGATCTCTGAACCGTCAGCAAGGATCTCCTGCTGGTCTGCTACCTGGCCATTGACAATGAGTTCAAGAGTCACATTGCGTGAGTCTCCGATACGGGCACGCTCCAGATGCCAGTAGGGTTTGGAGGTATACGGCAGATCCCGGATCGGAATCTGCTCGCGACCGTTCCGCAACATTTCATCCTTCAGAAATGTGTCCCAGTTCCCCGCTCCTCTGAACACGGTGCGAGGTTCGTCATCCAGCAGAGCCGCCACATTTGCAGTGACACGAACAGTTTCCGGTCCATTGAGCTCAACCGCACTTCGTTCTGCGTCACCGGACACAATACCGTTCACAGCAAAGTCCATCAGATGACTGGAACCGTCAGACACGTACGAACGACCGGCCTGCACACCGCGCACCCAGGCGGGATAGCTGACGCGGGAAGAATCCTCAATCCTGACATAGCTGCGTCCCAGCCCCACTCGTTCACCATAGATACAGGGAAAATCGGTCTCTCCACTGGCCTTAATGTCGAAACCACAATTCATCATGTGATACCAGACATTGAGTTCCCAGACGTAGGGAGTATCAACAGTAGAAAGAAAATCCACGGCATCATGTGCGGCATGCACCAGCGACTCCTGGGCACCGATCCCGTCCATCGGCGGCACCACGTAGTTGGGCAGTCGGGCCTCGGGAAAGACATCCAGACCCCATCCGGAATGCGCTGCACCTGTCACAGCCCCCTGCAGTTTTGCCCACTTAACTATGGGCAGCCCCCAACTCGGCCATTCGCTCTTGGCCGTGGTGCCCGGATAGTCGTCTTCAGTCAAACCCAGCAGGCACAGGTGACCGGTGTGATCACTTGGAAATTGCGAGACCTCTACGTCGTAACGAATCACGTTCGTCTTCGTGGAGACTTCATCAGCTGCGCCGCAGAAATTATTTTTTTGATGTTCCCAGCCAGGCCCCCACGTCAGCACGTTTCCGACGTTCAGACCTTCCCCCTCAATATGATGCAGCATGACCGGAGCTTCGACACCAATTGCCGGACTTTGATAGTGCATACATCCGGAGGCGTGAATGTGATGGTCACCCGAGATCCAGCCCCGGGCCTGCGGATTAACCCAGCGGGTCAACTGTAGTTCAATCGGGTGAACTTCTACCTCCGGCACATCCACACTTTTTCTTTCCCGGAGATATTCGGGTCCACGACCATAATCGATCTGATAACGCCCCGCCGGCAGCATCACATACTCACCGCTTGTCCGGTAAATCTGTTCCTGAAAGAAAAAATCGGGTGCTGTGCGCCGTGCGGGCAGTGGATAAAGCTGGCCCTTTTCATCCTGAATCACCAGTGACCCGGTTGTGGGTTGGCCATCGTGATCCCGGATATTGAAGATCACTTTGACAGCAGAATCACAGTGAAAAAGCACGTGCAAATCGTTGCGGAATCCAATGTCCTGCGATCCATGTCCCACATCGAACGCGAGATGCCCTTCGCGTTCACCGGCATCGCGACTGAACACGGTTACAATTCGATATTCAACAGGCAGTCCGCTCAGACGGGAGTTGAGAGGTCTCTTATCCAGCATCTCAACTTTCATCCAGCGTTCCTGCACTTCGACAGGAGTGATGGTTCCTTCCTGTGCGAAGTCCATTGTCGGCTGGTTGTTCCTGCTGGTCACTTCCAGTCTTGCCGTCACTCGGGCCTCATTACGCACACGAACAAGAAAGATACGCCACCCCTGCTGCTGCAGTCGGGAGTGGCATTCACCGGGCCCGACTTTGACACGGGCCTCCGGATTTATGTGCACGTCAACCAGTGTGTAAGCATTGAGAATTCGCTGAATCTGCCCGATAGTTTGCACATCATCGGACAACTCCATGGCTGCACGCAGGGCGCGAACGTCGGTTTCAGAAAGGGGGCTGCCGGCAAAGTCCAGAGCTTCGATCAGACGGCGTGTCTGGGACACCAGTGGCTGGCGATCGACTTCAGACACAATTTCAAGAGAATCCGATTCAGGTGATACGTCCTGCGGAACCGGATCTGTCGTCGTGATTTCCATTTTTTCCCGGAACGGTGCGGCCGATGTATCTGCGTTGTCCTGCCGGACCACGGGTGTTGACGTCGGCGAATCACACCCTGCGACACACAGCACCAGCCACAGAGGAATGGACATCCACGAAAGAGAACTCCATTCATCTTGATACGTCACCGTCATGACTCTGTCTTTCAGCAGCTAAACGAACTGGTGTTGTCATTGACTTGTGTGAAATCTGTAACAGAATCAAAACCGGAACCAACTCCAACGATAACAGATGCGGCAGTCTTCACAACAAACACGAATCGGGCAGAAACGCTGATTAACCCGGTTCCGGCGACTGATGACCTTTCCGGGTGACCGGGACCTTCCAACCATCGTCTGCTGAGCAGACAGACCACTGACAGGGCTGCACAAAATGCAATTCCAAATACGATTAAGAATCACTGCCGTTGTGATCGGCTGTATTTTTAGCCATTCGACCTCGTTCTGCGGACAACCGGAAAAGGACGAATTCTCCGTTCGGACTGTCAACACGACACAGTTGACCGTCAGGTTTACGAGTGATTTCGAACTCACCGGTGACGGGAACGCTGATGCCTGGACCAGGGCCAAGTGGATTGACCTGAACAAGCGACCCGGCGCCGGACACAACTATTCCACACGATTCAAAACGCTGTATTCCGAGACTGGAATCTACTTCCTTTTTGACGGAACAGATTCGCTCCTTACTGCCACAATGGAAGACGATTTCGCAGACCTGTATCTGGAAGATGTATTTGAAGTCTTTCTGTGGACCGACGAGTCGTATCCCGTCTACTTCGAATATGAAATATCACCTTTAAACAAAGAGTTGCCGATTCTGATTCCCAATTTCGGCGGACATTTCATGGGGTGGCGACCGTGGCGCTACGAAGGGGATCGCAAAACCCGAACAAAGATCAGTATCACCGGAGGTCCGGCGCAGTCCGGCTCACAGATTGAGAGATGGACCGCAGAAGTATTCATTCCCTATTCGTTACTGAATCCTTTAAAAAATGTCCCGCCAAAATCCGGAACGACGTGGCGGGGCAACGTGTACCGCATCGATTACGACAACAAAAAGATGACGCAGTGGGACTGGGCTCGTGTAGGCCCCAGCTTTCATGATTACAAACGATTTGGCACGTTTATTTTTGAGTGAATCGACGCCTGGATGGTTCGTGTAACGCAACTGGTGGATCAACGTGTGCCGGCAAATGGGAACCGGGGTTCTGTGATTATGGGCGGGAAGTCAAACCGGGAATTCACACTGCCGGCTGAAGTCCTCTCATTATCTGGTGGATGCAGGATCCTGCATCCACCAAAACACGTATTGCGGAATACTCGCATCACTGTTTGTGACTCCCGAGTCGTAGCCACTGCGCATCGATGTTCGTCAACGCCAGTGGCGTTCCTCACTGCAGAACGTCAACTCGACGCAGCATTGAAGGCTTTCGAACTGCCGGTCATGGGCCACCCGGCGTGCCGGTTCGAAGTGCCTGAATCCATCCCGCGGATTCACCGCGAGTGATTCCACGTCATGGCAGCTCACACATCATTCCGCTGTCGGAACGAAACGAGCCGACAGGGCGTTATTTTCGTTGTTACCCTGATCGTCATATCGATACGACTCTCAGGTGGGCAGCGAAGTTTGGACCGGTGACCAACGATCGCCACATGTCCGGCAATCGTCATCTGACGGCCCCGAATTACGCCCCCGGGCAACAGGCAAACGACGTCGTGGAATCACACCTGATACGAATCGGGTCGGAGAACAAACTTTGTAACAGGATCAGCGATTTCGAAACCGTCTGATCGCATCAGATGTCACTCCGGATTCGTCTGCGCGAATATCGTTGAGCCGCTGGCAGTTATTCAGATGCTGCAATCCTTGTTCCGTGACTGCCGTCTTTCCGATCCCCAGTGATCGAAGTTTGGTCAGTCCTGACAGTTGGGCCATCCCTGCATCGGTGATCTGTGTGCCGTTTAGATACAGCGTGCTGAGTTGAGAAATCGTTCCAAGACGCTTTAGAGCAGCGTCGGTAATTCCGGTGTTTGAGAGCCAGACACTGTTGAGCTTTGGAAATAAAGTCAGGTGGTCAACAGCCCTGTCCGTGACCGCCGTATTATCGAGAACCAGTTGCTGCAGTTGTGATAGTGGGATCAGAGACTTAATACCCTGACCAGTTATTCGAGTTTTCGCCAGCGATAAACTGGAGATGCTCGTCAGAGAGGTGAGGTATGCAACACCAGCGTCGGACAGCGGTGTTCCATCCAGATTCAGATACGTCAAACTTGTCAGTGAACGCAAATGGGCCACACCGTCGTCGGTTATCTGCTCACAGTCCTTAAGTGACAGTGTCCGCAGACGTTCCAGTTTCGACAGGTGTTCCAGCCCGGCATCGGTCATCCGGCCCGAATCCAGCTGGAGAGAGATCAGATTTCCGAATCGCCTGATAATCTCGAGCCCGTCATTCGACACCTCACACCCGTCCAGTCGCAAACGTTTGAGCTGACTCATGCTCTGAAGGTATTTAAGTCCGTCGGAGGACACCGGATAGCCGAAACCGTATCCGATTTTCAAATCTTCCATCCCGGTAAGTGCATCCAGATGCCGCAACCCCTCTTGTGTTCCATGACCAGAAAGACCAAGTTTTTTCAGTCTGGTAAGTGCAGCCAGATGTGATTGTCCTGAATTGCCGATGTTGGTGCCGAACAAGTTGACCTCTTCAAGCTCCGTGAGATTCTTTAAATGGCGTGCACCATCGTCGCTGACATCGTCACATAAACTGAGATCCAGTTTTCGAAGTGAGGTCAGCCCCGCCACGTGCCTGAGAGATTCGTCGGAAGTCGAAAACGAGGGCATGTCCAATTGAACGATCTGTTCCTGATCGTTCAATTGGAATTTCGCCCCGATTTTCTCCAGAGCCGATTTCCAGTCGCCGTTGTTTTCCTCGAGCGCCGGTCCAAGTTGGTCGGGTGAAGGAGCATCGAAGGAACCAGGCTCGGATTTGTGCCGTGGCAGGAAAGGCTTGTGATCTTTTTCCAGGTAAATCACTCGAATCGTGCGATTTTCGATACGAGAGATCTTTCCGAACGAAAGCTGTTTGGCCACCTCGTGTGGTTCACCGAGTGCTGAAGAGGTGAACGTCACGGAGTTTCCGCTTCCGCTGAAGACCCATTCAGCGGAATTCATCTTGAGGAGCAGCGACTTCAAGGCCTCTTCTATGAACTCTCGATCTGGTTTGCGATACACTCCAACAATCTCGATCTCAACACCGGCTGGATCTTTGGTCTCGACATCGGCTATCCCCTCGTCAGGAAGTGTTTCCGTAATTTGAGTTTTGTCAGCTAATTGTTGCCTTTCGGTATCACAGCTGATGAGAAGTAGCAGGACCGAAAGACAAGCAATGTATTGTCGTGTCATCATAACGGCTGCTCCTGTTTGTGTTGGCTTGTGTTTAACCGGCCCCGGGGGAACCTCGACGCGCAAAACACTCCGTCCCAATCATTTCCGAACCAGTCCTCAGTGTCCTTACCCGCACCCCGGCGTTGAACCAACCAGATCAGAACCACGCCTGCCGACAAAGTGGTACTCGAGAACAACGGCTTTGGCAGGTCACCGTGGCTGACGGGACAATTGGCTCCGTGTTCGCGGGAATCCTGCCACATACGGCACACATCATGACTCCCCCTAAAGGCAGAAACACGAGCGACTATGTTTGCGAAGTCGAATGACTGATCGACAACGACGCGCGGGCCATGTTTAAGTCCTGCGCGATAGAAGGTCCATGTCCGCGTACTCCCCGGCTAGGATATTATCTGGCTGATCTTCGGACAAACAATGAGGTAACTCAGGGCCTGCGGGCAAGGTACGAAGAGTCCCGCAGACCGACCTGTCGCTCACTAAGTGTATTCACTGCACAAACTCGTCCCTGCGACATGACGGCATGCCTCAAAGACCGACGACATGTCAAAAACGTCGCATCGACTCCGGCTCTTCCGGGTTCCACTGCAGGGCACCTTCCGGAAACACGGGCTCCAACAAACGTCACCGAATATTTGTGTTTTTAACGGTTTGCTGTTTCGAATAGTGAACCGCATTCGTGTCTGCGGACGCGCGGTGAGCTGCCGGACTAAAACACCGCAGCAACGGCAACACAGCCGGAATCGCGGTCACTGCCGTGACAACCCACGGCCCCGCTGCTTCGGATTCATGGTCCTGTCGGTAACTGAACGGCCTGTCCCACCTCAGCACTGCGTGCAACGGCTTCGGTGAATTCCATGTATCGTACA from Fuerstiella sp. includes these protein-coding regions:
- a CDS encoding (2Fe-2S)-binding protein, whose amino-acid sequence is MKTHVSTTINGEAVEFLCQPRQSLLEVLRDVLSLTGCKEGCNNGNCGACTVVLNGLPVDSCLVLAVEVEGANIETVEGVAQQRKLHPVQQCFLEGAALQCGICTPGFIMTSKALLEKNPDADEEEIRFSLAGNLCRCTGYDKIVHAVQAVQAAEESAPTSR
- a CDS encoding xanthine dehydrogenase family protein subunit M, producing MIDFEYTAPTQLDDAISQLSKAGDRARILAGGTDIIVQLREGLQSADLVVDVKKIPELTQFEFTAGQDLQLGASVPCWQIYGNSDISNAYSALTDAVHIIGGWQIQSRASVGGNLCNSSPAADSIPALIALDAVANIAGPSGRRTVPASEFCMAPGRNVLETGELLVSLTLPAPGPHSGSAYQRFIPRNEMDIAVVGTGSYVRLDPDGQKIEQARIALSAVAATPVFAEEASSWLAGQPINEDVFAEAGELAKKVASPIDDMRGPAEYRTHLVGVLTRRTLATACERARQ
- a CDS encoding CehA/McbA family metallohydrolase, with translation MTYQDEWSSLSWMSIPLWLVLCVAGCDSPTSTPVVRQDNADTSAAPFREKMEITTTDPVPQDVSPESDSLEIVSEVDRQPLVSQTRRLIEALDFAGSPLSETDVRALRAAMELSDDVQTIGQIQRILNAYTLVDVHINPEARVKVGPGECHSRLQQQGWRIFLVRVRNEARVTARLEVTSRNNQPTMDFAQEGTITPVEVQERWMKVEMLDKRPLNSRLSGLPVEYRIVTVFSRDAGEREGHLAFDVGHGSQDIGFRNDLHVLFHCDSAVKVIFNIRDHDGQPTTGSLVIQDEKGQLYPLPARRTAPDFFFQEQIYRTSGEYVMLPAGRYQIDYGRGPEYLRERKSVDVPEVEVHPIELQLTRWVNPQARGWISGDHHIHASGCMHYQSPAIGVEAPVMLHHIEGEGLNVGNVLTWGPGWEHQKNNFCGAADEVSTKTNVIRYDVEVSQFPSDHTGHLCLLGLTEDDYPGTTAKSEWPSWGLPIVKWAKLQGAVTGAAHSGWGLDVFPEARLPNYVVPPMDGIGAQESLVHAAHDAVDFLSTVDTPYVWELNVWYHMMNCGFDIKASGETDFPCIYGERVGLGRSYVRIEDSSRVSYPAWVRGVQAGRSYVSDGSSHLMDFAVNGIVSGDAERSAVELNGPETVRVTANVAALLDDEPRTVFRGAGNWDTFLKDEMLRNGREQIPIRDLPYTSKPYWHLERARIGDSRNVTLELIVNGQVADQQEILADGSEIPVSFDVPIERSSWVALRILAASHTNPVTVRVSDQPVRASKLSAEWCLDSIDQLWLQKAMNIRSQERAAAHEAYGLARTVYQKIAQEAYDDTALLTGADAKRRQWQHLTIQDNMQLIEFAMSHNDGEYGNVTFDRVVRGFTGEIDLKLSVEPQVAQIHYTLDGSRVTVDSPIYVGPLKLNETVTVSARGFIDGRICTEMATATYTRFTPEDFGTDVRPGRTRPGLNYRYFHGDYAELNNVAESHLVSEFIAPNFTLDVRERDLYFAIHFSGLIDIPRDGIYTFSTSSNDGSCLYIGETLVVSNDGLHGLGPVSDIIPLKAGLHPIRLDYFNAGGTWGLEVKWKGPGFEEQPVPDEVLHCKPLATIK
- a CDS encoding carbohydrate-binding family 9-like protein, with the protein product MQFQIRLRITAVVIGCIFSHSTSFCGQPEKDEFSVRTVNTTQLTVRFTSDFELTGDGNADAWTRAKWIDLNKRPGAGHNYSTRFKTLYSETGIYFLFDGTDSLLTATMEDDFADLYLEDVFEVFLWTDESYPVYFEYEISPLNKELPILIPNFGGHFMGWRPWRYEGDRKTRTKISITGGPAQSGSQIERWTAEVFIPYSLLNPLKNVPPKSGTTWRGNVYRIDYDNKKMTQWDWARVGPSFHDYKRFGTFIFE